The Microbacterium horticulturae region CCACGTCATGCGTCAGCACGACACGCGAGTTCTGTCCGATGCGGCTGAGCACTGTCAGCAGCACGTTGCGCTCCAGCGACTGCGCCTCATCCACGATGACGAATGCGTCGTGCAGCGACCTGCCCCGAATGTGCGTGAGGGGCAGCACCTCCAGCATCCCCCGTTCCATGACCTCATTGATGACGTTCGCCGAGACCACCGAACAGAGCGTGTCGTAGACCGCCTGCCCCCAGGGGTTCATCTTCTCCTGCGCGTCCCCGGGCAGGTACCCGAGCTCCTGCCCGCCGACGGCGAACAGCGGGCGGAAGACGATGATGCGCCGCTGCTGCTGTCGCTCCAGCACGGACTCCAGGCCCGCGCATAGCGCCAGCGCCGACTTGCCCGTGCCGGCACGCCCACCGAGCGAGACGATGCCCACCTCCGGGTCGAGGAGGAGGTCGATCGCGACGCGCTGCTCGGCGCTGCGCCCGTGCAGACCGAACACTTCGCGGTCGCCGCGCACGAGACGGAACGAACCGTCGCCGGTGACGCGTCCGAGCGCCGATCCGCGCTCGGAGTGGACCACCAGGCCGGTGTTGACCGGCAGACCGCGCACGCTCTCGCTGACGGCCACTTCGGCTTCGTACAGGTCGCTCACTTCGTCGCCCGAGACGTCGATCTCGGCCATACCGGTCCATCCCGAGTCCAGCGCCTGCTCGGCAAGGTACTCCTCGGCACTGATGCCGAGCGATGCCGCCTTCACGCGCATGGGCAGATCCTTGGAGACCACAGTCACGGCCTGCCCGTCATCCATGAGGTGCATCGCGACGGCGAGGATGCGCGTGTCGTTGTCGCCGAGTCGCAGACCCGCCGGGAGGACCGAGGAATCGATGTTCGTCAGCTCGACGCGCAGCGTGCCCCCGTCGCCCACGGGAACCGGGTAGTCGAGACGACCGTGCTCGACGCGCAGATCATCGAGATGGCGCAGCGCCTGACGGGCGAAGTAGCCGATCTCAGGGTCGTTCCGCTTCCCCTCCAGCTCGGTGATGACCACCACGGGGATGACCAGGGAATGCTCCGCGAAGCGGAACAGCGCCCGCGGATCGCTCAGCAGCACAGAGGTGTCCAGCACGTACGTGCGCAACGCCGTGTCGCGGGTCACCGGTGCCCCGCCATCGGCGGCGGGTGCCTGGGTACGGGACTGTTCCTGTTGCAGGGCTCGAGTGGTCACAACCTGCTCCTGACCCGGGACGTCCGTCCCGGCTCCCACAAGTCGACCCGGGGCCACGAGTCGCGATCCGATCGGTCGACTCGACCGGGCACCTTGCCCGATGCCATGAACGTACGACGCCGCTGCGGCTCCGCGCGGACTCGACACGCCAACGGCGCGTTAACTCTTCGTGACGGTCAGCGGGCGCGATAGGTCGAGAAGGCCCCGAGCGCCTCCACCAGCAGACGCATCGAGTCGTCGCCGGTGCCCGCGTGCGCGGCCAGACGCACCGACCCCGCGCGCGCGGTGAAGGTGACGCCGCGGTTCACCAGTGCCGCCGAGAGCGCCGAGACGTCGGCCGCTTCGGGGCGCAGCACCACTATGCCCGCGCGGTTCTCGCGCTCATGCGGGGTGACCACCGGAATGCCGTGCTCGTCCGCGTACGCGATCATCTCATCGGCTCGGTCGGCCACGGCGTCCGCGATGGCCGGCACTCCGGCATCCCGAACCTCCTCCAAGCCGGTGGCAAGACGTCCCGCCGCGAGCATGTCGTCGGCCGTCACGGTGAATCGACGGGCCGTGGGCGCCACGTTCGGCACCTCGTCGACGGGCAGGTCCACCTCGGTTCCGGAGAAGCCCGACAAGACGGGTTCGAGTCGCTCCAGTGCGCGGGACGTGAAGCGAGCCCACCCGGCGCCCCGGCCCGCGCGCAGCCACTTGTAACCATTGCCGCAGACGACGTCCGCCGCCGCATAGTCCGCATCGGTCACCCCGAACCCCTGAATGGCGTCGACGATGAGCAGCCGGTCGCCGACGACGTCGCGCAGCGCACCGAGGTCGGCCAGGTATCCGGTGCGGAAGTCGACCAGGCTCACGGCCACCGCTGTGGTCTCGTCGGTGAGCGCGGACCGGACCGTGTCGGGAGTCACGAATCCACCGTCGGGCTCCATCCACTGCACCCGCAGGTCGTCTCGCACCGCCGCCGCCCGGGTCGCGGTGACGGTGAGGCTGGGGAATTCGCCACGGGAGACGAGCACTCCACCGCGGAGCCCGTACAGGGCCTGCATCAGGCCGTACGAGGTCGACGGCTGCAGCGTCACCTCGGCGACGTCGGCGCCGAGCAGCTCCGCCAACAGCCGGCGTGCGACGTCGGAGTGTCCGCGCACCAGGTCGATGCTCGAGCGCCGCCCGGTGCCGAGGAGCTCGGCGTCAGCATGCATCTCATCGCGCACGCGCGGCGAGAGGGGGCCGAACGCCGCCCAGTCGAGATAGCCGGGTTCCGCCTCGAACGACGAGATGTAGGCTTCCAGATCACTCACGGTGTCATTGTGGCATGGTCTGGCCACATCTCAGCCTGCTGCGCGCTCACCCGCCGAATCGTCGTTCCCGGTCCGCGTAGTCACGGATCGCCCGAAGGAAATCGACCTCGCGCAGATCGGGGCCGAGCGCCTCCACAAAGTAGAACTCGCTGTGCGCCGACTGCCACAGCAGAAAATCGCTCAGCCGTTGCTCCCCCGAGGTGCGGATCACGAGGTCGGGGTCGGGCTGCCCGCCGGTGTACAGGTGCTCGCCGATCTGCTCGGGCGTGAGACTGGCTGCGAGCTCTTCGAGCGTGCCGCCGCGCTCGTCGTGCTGCTGGATGATGCTGCGCACAGCATCGACGATCTCGCCTCGTCCCCCGTACCCGACCGCGAGATTCACGTGCAAGCCGTCGTTGCCGCTCGTGCGTTCCTGCGCCGCGGCGAGCACCCGCGCCAGATCCGCCGGCACGGCTTCGCGACGCCCGACGTGCTGCACGCGCCAGTTCTTGACACGTGACAGGCTGTCGGCCAGCTCCGCGATGATCTCGATGAGGTCAGAGAGCTCCTGCGGCTCGCGTTTGCGCAGGTTGTCGAGCGACAGCAGATACAGCGAGACGACCTTCACGCCGACGGCATCGCACCACTCCAAGAACTCGCGCATCTTGGCAGCGCCCGCACGATGCCCCTCGGCGGCGGAGTGGTACCCGAGCTGTCGCGCCCACCGCCGGTTCCCGTCGATCATCATGGCGACATGGCCGGGCACCGACTCGGGTGGGATCTGCCTGCGCAACCGGCTGATGTACAGCCGGTAGAGGGGCCCCTGCCCCGGGTTCGACCGCTCGGACGTCACGAGACCACGCTACCGCTCCGGCGCATCTCCTATGTTCCCGTCGCGGCATGCGCGACGCCCTAGGCTCGGAGGATGAGCCGCCGCAGCCGACCGTCCGACACCTCGCCCCCTCCGGCCGACGGAGAGGCCGAGATGCCGCAGCTGCCGCTGCTGGACGCGGCGAAGGCCGATGCCACCGAGGAGATCAAACCCACCTGGCGCGGATGGATCCACGCGGGCACGTTCCCGGTCGCCATCGCCGTCGGCATCGTCCTCATCGTCCTTGCGGAGGGCGCCCCGGCCAAGTGGGCCAGTGCAGTCTTCATGGCCACGTCGCTGCTGCTGTTCGGCAACTCGGCGCTGTACCACCGGTTCAACTGGAAGCCCCGCACCAAGGCCGTGCTCAAGCGCATCGACCACGCGAACATCCTGCTGCTCATCGCCGGCACATACACGCCCCTGGCCGTCCTGGCACTGCCCACGCAGAAGACTGTGCTGTTGCTCTCGATCGTATGGACGGGCGCGGTCCTCGGCATCCTGTTCCGCGTGTTCTGGATCAACGCGCCGCGGTGGCTTTACGTCGCCCTGTACCTGGCTCTCGGCTGGGCTGCGATCATGTACATCGTTCCGCTGTTCCAGGCGAGTGTTCCCATGATGGTGCTGGTCATCGTCGGCGGCATCCTGTACACCGTCGGTGCGGTGGTCTATGCGCTCAAGCGTCCCAATCCGTGGCCCGGTCGCTTCGGATTCCACGAGATCTTCCACGTGTGCACCGTGCTCGCGTTCCTCTGCCACTGGACGGCGTCCCTGCTGATCGCTCTGCACCCGGCGTTCCACCTCGGGTGACGGTCGCCGCGACCGCAGCGGATCACTCCCGGTCGTCGCCGGAGGCGTCGACGTCTTCGGAATCGGTCTCGGTGGCTCGCGCGGCTTCGGCCCCTTCCGCCTGCTCGGCGTCGAGCTCTTCGCGCACCTGCGCCCGATAGCGTGCACGCCGGATGCGCCGCAGCATGTCCCAGAGCAGCAGGATGACGGCCACGGCGAGGACGGCGACCACGATGAAGCCCCACGGCCCCGGCGTCACTGTGGACGCATCGGGCGTACCGGACGGGCTCGGGGTGGTCGTGACGTCGGCGAGGATCGCGAGAGCGGCGATCGCAGCGTGCATTTTTCCCCATTCCGCGCGGAGCGCTTAGCCTGGACTTCCAGCCTATTCCCCACGGAGCCGCGATGACCACGCAGCAGATGCTCGACGATCGCTATGGCCGCACGCGCTCTCCGCACGCGCGCGCGTGGGCATGGACGATCGGGGTCGTCGTCGCGGTGATCGTGGGCGCGCTTCTCATCTGGATGGCATGGGGCAGCACATCGTCGTCGGTGGATGCCACGGCAACCGGCTACGAAGTGGTCGACGCACGTACGGTCACGGTGTCGTTCCAGGTCACCTCGGCCCACGACAGCGGCGTCGTGTGCGTTCTGGAGGCCGATGACGAAGACCACGGCATCGTGGGGTGGAAGGTCGTGCACCTCCCTGCGTCCGATCAGCACACGAACGCGTACCGCGAGACGATTCCGACGATCGGCGTGGCGACGACGGGTTTGGTGAACGCCTGCTGGGTGGAATAGGGTACCTGCAGAAACAGACGCTCCGGCAGGGTGCCGGGGCGTCTCGGCTTATCCGGTGAGACGACAGTCCACATCGACCGAAGGAGAAGACGTGTCCGACGATGCTGCGGTGACCTTCCTCACGCAAGAGGCTTACGACCGTCTTGCTGCCGAGCTCGAGCACCTCTCGACGACCGGTCGAGAGGAGATCGCGAAGCGTATCGAGGCGGCGCGCGAAGAGGGCGACCTCAAAGAGAACGGCGGCTACCACGCCGCCAAGGACGAGCAGGGCAAGCAGGAGGCCCGCATCCGCACGCTGCAGGCGCTTCTGAAGAACGCCGTGGTGGGCGAGGCCCCCGCCAGCAACGGCGTGGTCGAGCCCGGTACCGTCGTCACCGCGATCGTCGCGGGCGACGAAGAGGTCTTCCTTCTCGGCAGCCGCGAGATCGCCGCGGGCGGCGACCTCGACGTCTACAGCGAGGCCTCACCGCTGGGCAGCGCGATCATCGGGCTCAAAGAGGGCGAGAAGTCCTCTTACACCGCGCCGAACGGGCGCGAGATCGCCGTCGAGATCGTCAAGGTCGAGACCTACTCCCCCAGCTGACCCCGTCAGTCTTCGACGACTTCGAGGTCGAAACCGGCCCCGCGCAGCGTGTCGATGACGAGCGCGCGGTGCTCGGCCCCGCGCGTCTCAACGCTCAGCTGCAGGACCACCTCGCTGATCTGCAGTCCTTGACCGTGCCGCGTGTGGAGCACCTCGATGACGTTCGCGCCGGCCTGGGCGAGCAGCTCCGAGACGAGCGCGAGCTGGCCGGGGCGATCGGGCAGCGGGATGCGCAGGGACATGTACCGGTCGGACGCCGCGAGCCCGTGTGCGACCACGCGCTGCAGCAGCAACGGGTCGATGTTGCCGCCCGACAGGATCGTCGCCGTCGTGCCCGATGCCTCGATCTTGCCGGCGAGGATCGCCGCGACGCCGACTGCTCCCGCGGGCTCGACGACCTGCTTGGCGCGTTCCAGGAGCACGAGCAGGGCACGGGCGATGTCGTCCTCGGTCACGGTGACGACCTCGTCGACGAGCTCGCGCACGAGATCGAACGTGATGTCGCCCGGGCGTGCGACCGCGATACCGTCTGCGATCGTGGGAGTCGTGGCGACCTCCAGCGGGTGTCCCGCGGCCAGAGAAGGCGGATAGGCGGCGGAATTGGCCGCCTGGACGCCGATCACCCGTACCGTGCGCCCCTCGGCGGCTGCGCGCGCTTTCACGGCCGCGGCGACGCCGGAGATCAGCCCGCCCCCGCCGATGCCGACGATCACGGTGTCGAGGTCGGGCAGGGCGTCCCACAGCTCGAGGCCCAGCGTGCCCTGTCCGGTGATCACGTCGAGATGATCGTACGGGTGGATGAGCACCGCGCCGGTGCGCTCGGCGAACTCCGCGGCGAGCCGCAGCGGCGTCTCGACGGTGGTCCCCTCGAGCACGACGTCGGCACCGTAACCGCGGGTGGCCAGGAGCTTGGGCACCGGCACGCCCAGCGGCATGAAGATCGTGGCGGCGATCCCGAGCTGCTGCGCGGCGAGGGCGACGCCCTGCGCGTGATTGCCGGCAGAGGCCGCCACGACCCCGCGCGCGCGTTCCTCTGCGGTCAGCCGCGAGAGTCGGTAACTGGCGCCGCGCACCTTGAAGGAGCCGGTCCGCTGCAGGTTCTCGAGTTTCAGATGCACGGGCACGCCGAGCAGTTCCGACAGGTAGAGCGACTGATCGATCGGCGTTTCGGCGATCACCCCCCTCAGCGCCGAAGCTGCGTCTTCGAAGTCGGCGAGGGTGAGTGCACTCATGCGCTGCCTTTCCTGGTGCGGGGCACCGTGTTCCAGATGAGATCGACGTCTTCGAGGGCGGCATCGCCCTTCCATGCCTTGTGACTGAGGTACACGGCGACGACGTTGATGAACGCCGCGAGCGGCACCGCGAACAGCGCACCCGGAATTCCCGCGATCATGGCGCCGCCGGCCACCACGAGCACGACCGCCAGCGGATGCACCTTGACCGCCGAGCCCATGACCACCGGCTGGAGCACATGCCCTTCCAGTTGCTGCACGCCGAGCACGACCACCAGCATCCACAACGCTATCCACCAGCCGTTGTAGACCAGCGCGAGGAAGACGGCCAGGATCCCGGTGACGACGGCCCCGACGATGGGGACGAACGAACCGAGGAAGACGAGGACGGCCACCGGAACCGCCAGCGGCACACCGAGCAGGAATGCGCCCAGCCCGATGCCGACAGCGTCGATGGTCGCGACGAGAAGCTGCGTGCGCGCGTAGTTCACGAGCGTGTTCCACCCGGCGCGCCCCGCGCCGTCGATGGCCACGCGCGCCTGCTTCGGGAACAGCCGCACGGTCCACCGCCAGATGCCGGCGCCGTCGGTGAGCAGGCAGAGGAGGATGAACACCGAGAGCACGAAGCCGGTGCCGATGTGCCCGACGGTGCTGCCGATGGCCAGCGCCCCCGACCAGAGCAGATCGGCCTGCTGCTGCAGGAACTGCCCGAGCTGATGCAGCATGTCGTCGATCTGCGCTTCGGTGAGTCCCAGCGGCCCGGTCACGAGGCCCTGGCGCAGGGAATCGATGGCACCCGCCGTCCGCTCTCGCACCGATGCCCACTGCGCCCCGATCTGCCAGCCCACGAGCCACATGAGCCCGGCGACGATGGCCAGCGTGCCGATCACGGAGATCACGATCGCCGGCACCTTGGGCACCCGGTGACGCAGCATGAACGCGAATGCCGGCCACAGCAGCGCCGTGACGAGGATCGCGACCAGTAGCGGGATGACCAGGAGCTTCAGTTCGATGATCAGCCAGATCCCGAGCGCCAGTGCCGCGGCCACCACGAGCAGTCGCCACGCGAAGGCGGCGGCGATGCGCAGTCCGCTCGGGACTGTCGCACTCGACTCGGTGCTCACGATGCGCTGCATCAAGGCCTCGCGCAGCGAGGGCCGCGGGGTGCCGTCGGACTGTGCCACCCGGCCAGTCTATGGCCGCGCACGACAGGAGACCTGGTCGGCGCGGCGGGTAGCGTGATCATGTGAAGACCCGCACCGTCATCGCGCTGACCGCAACCGCGGCGGTCGTCGTTGCGGGCGCTGCTGTCGCCGGATGGTGGATGCTGCGTCCGCCGTCGCTGCAGGATACGGCCGAGCAGTACCTGCATGCTCTGGAGACCGGCGACGCCGACACTCTCGATTCGATGATGGAGGGCGCCTCGCTGTCCGCTGACGAGCGGGCCCGCATCGGCGACGCGTTCCAGGGCGCTTCTGCTCACATCACGCATGCTCGGATTGAAACGATCCGCGACGACGGGAGCGTGCGCGCCACCGCGCGTCTGGCGGGCGACGAGGTCACCGTGGGCTTCCTGCTCGCCCGCCACGGCCGGGACTACCGTCTGAACGGAGACTTCCTCGGCACCCTCACCGTCACGCCCACTCTCGGCGACGCCGTCCGGGTGGGGAGGGCGACGACCCCCGCCGGTGAACCGGTCATGCTCCTGCCCGCCGAGTATCAGATCACGCCGCTGCCCGATGATCTGCTCTCTGGCCGGTCCCACGTCGCGGTGACGAACGCGACGCCGGTCACCGCGAAGCTGCAGGTGTCGTTCGCCGCCGGCGCGACGGACAGGGCGCAACAACAGCTGGCGACGTATGAGGACCGCTGCGCGGCATCCACCGCCGTCGTCCCTGCGCACTGCGGACTGCGAGTGCCCTGGGCGGCCGACCTGCGCACCCTCGAGCGACTCGATTTCCGTATCGATCGACGTCCCGCCGTGAGGCTGGCCAGGGACGGCAGCACGTTCGCGGCCACGGGTGGGCGGATCACGGCCACGGCCCGGGGCGAGGCCTGGGACGGGGCATCCCGCACCATCACCTATCGCACCGACGACTGGGCGCTGCGCGGTCGCATCGTCTTCGACGGCACGACGATGTCACTGCACGTGGACTAGAAGCCGCCGCCCATCGTGTGCAGGCGCTCGATCCGGTCGGGGATCGGCGGGTGCGTGGAGAACATCCGCTGCAGAGCGTTGGGTCGGAGCGGATCGGCGATCCACAGATGCGCCATCGAGGTGTTGGCCTTCTGCAGCGGACGGCCATGGGTCTGCAGCTTGTTCAGCGCCGAGGCCAAGCCGTCGGGGTCGCGCGTGGTCATCGCGCTCGTGGCGTCGGCGAGGTACTCCCGCTGACGCGAGATCGCCGCCTGCACGACGCCCGCGAGCAGTGGGGCGACGATGGCCGCGACGATGCCGAGCAGCAGGAAGATGAGCTGCGCCTGCCCCCCGCCCCCGTTGTTGTTGCGACGTCCACCGCCGAAGAACGTCATCCGCAGCAGGATGTCGGCGATGATGCCGACGGCGACGACGAGGCCGAAGACGATCATCGAGACCCGGATGTCGTAGTTTCGGATGTGCCCGAGCTCATGTGCGAGAACGCCCTCGAGCTCGCGATCGGTCATGATCTCGAACAGGCTCGTCGTCACCGTGATCGCCGCGTGTTCGGGGTCGCGCCCCGTCGCGAACGCATTGGGCGCGGGATCTTCGACGACGTAGAGCCTCGGCATCGGGGTCCCCGTCGTGATGCAGAGGTTCTCGACGAGCCGGTAGTACCGGGGAGCACTCTGCTTGTCGACCTCGAAGGCTCCCGACAGCGCGATGGCCTGCCGGTCGGCGTTGAAATACTGCACCGTCGCGTACCCGCCTGCGAACAACAGGATGAAGGCGGTGATCCACCAGTTGTTGCCTGCCAGCCATCCGATGAGAGCACCGAGCAGCCCGAGCAGGATGACGAAGGCGATGAGGATGAACCACGTGTTGCGCTTGTTGCGCGCGATCGCCGAGTACAACGGTCAGAAGGTCAGAATTGGACCCTGGGCGGCTCGGCGATGGCCGCACCGTCGACGACCTCGAAGAACTCGCGTTCGTTGAAGCCGAGGTTGCGCGCGAACAGATTGTTCGGGAACACCTTGATCTTCGTGTTCAACTCGCGCACTCCGCCGTTGTAGAACCGACGCGACGCTTGAATCTTGTCTTCGGTGTCGACGATGTTCTGCTGCAGCTGGAGGAAGTTCTGGCTCGCCTGCAGCTGCGGGTAGGCCTCGGCGACCGCGAAGATCGACTTCAGCGCCTGCTGCATGTGCCCCTCGGCGACGCCCGCATCGGCGGGACCCGACGCGTTCAGCGTCTCCGCGCGCGCCTGCGTGACGTTCTCGAACACGGCCTTCTCGTGGGCCGCATACCCCTTCACCGCCTCGATGAGGTTCGGCAACAGGTCTGCACGACGCTTGAGCTGCACCGTGATGTCGCTCCAGGCCTCATCGACGCGCACGTTCAACTGCACGAGGGAGTTGTAGGTGGCCCACAGGTAGATCCCGATGATGAGGATCACTGCGACGACGACGATTACCGGGATCAGCCATTCCATTGCAGGGAACTCTCCGTTCGATTTGTCCCATCCTAACCGGGGGCCACGAACCGGCCGGCACGGCCGGGGGTACTCTCAGCCGTTACTCACCGAGGACACGGTGGAGATAAGAGTTCTCGAACCGTCGGTCGGGGTCGAGGCGATCCCGCAGCGCGACGAAGTCGTCGAAACGCGGGTACCGATCGCGCAGGACGCGCGCATCGAGGGTGTGCATCTTTCCCCAGTGCGGGCGCCCGCCCAGCTCGAGCATGATCTGCTCGACGGCTTCGAAGTAGTCGCTGGGGTTCTCGCGCCAATACCGGTGCACGGCGATGTAGGCGCTGTCACGGCCGTAGGCGGTCGACAGCCACAGATCGTCGGCTGCGGCGAAGCGCACCTCGACGGGGAACGAGATCCGCCATCCCTGCTCATCGATCAGCGCGCGCAGCCGATCGAAGGCGGTTCGCACGTTCTCGGCCGGCAGGGCGTACTCCATCTCGCGGAAACGGACCCCGCGGTGCTGCGTCAACACGCGGTCCGACCAGTCGGTGTACTCCCGGTCTCCGGTCAGCGTGACCGCGAGCCGCGAGAATGACGGCACGACGGCCGGCACGGCGGTGCCGACCGCGCAGACAGCGCCGTACACGGCGTTCGAGAGCAGTTCTTCGTCCACCCACTTCGCCATTGCCGGAAGGGGATGCCGCGGTGCGGTCCTGGGCAGCCGGGTATTCGTCTTGGTCAGCCCGACGTCGGTGTGCGGGAACCAGTAGAACTCGAAATGGTCGGCGTCAGCGCTGCGTGCCGGAATCGAGTCGAGTACCTCTGCGAGCGGCCCCGGCTCGTCCACGGCGTGCAGCACGAAGGCCGGCACGCACTGGAGCGTGACCTCGACGAGGACGCCGAGGGCGCCCAAGCCCAGCGCCACCGCGGGCAGCAGCTCGGGTTCATGCTCGTCGTCGACGGTGAGCAGCTCGCCATCCGCGGTCACAAGCACGGCCCCCACCACCTGAGTGGCGATGCCGCCGAACCGCGCGCCGGTGCCGTGCGTGCCCGTCGAGATGGCGCCCGCGATCGTCTGCCGGTCGATGTCGCCGAGGTTCTCCATCGCGAGCCCGTAGGGGCGCAACAGCGCCGGGATGCTGTACAGGTGGGTGCCGGCACGCAGTGTCACTTGCTCCCGCTCGCGGTCGACCCGGACGACCCCTGACAGGTCACGCAGGTCGAGCAGCACTCCCGGCGCCGCGGCGATGCCGGTGAAACTGTGCCCGGCGCCGACCGCCTTGACCGCCAGCCCCACCCGCGCCGCCGACTGCACCGCGCGGCGCACCGCGTCGGTGCTGTTCGGATATTCCACCCGCTGCGGCCGGATGCGTGCCGATCGTCCCCAGTTGCGCCATTCGCCGCCCGGTCGAGTCACAGAAAGGCCCTTCCTTCCCCGCGGTAGGTCAGCGCTTCGCCGACGACGCGATCCGCTTCGATGAGGTGATACGCGTTGACGCGCTCCGCGAGCTCCCCGCTCTTGGAATGGCGGAACCACACCCGGTCGCCGACGCGCAGCGAACGCGCAGCCTCACCCTGCAGAGGTGTCTGCACTTCACCGGCGCCCTCGCGGCCCAGCGTGCGCAGACCCTGCGGCCACACCGGCAGCGGCTGCCGGGACGCGACCGGGGGCCCCGACGCTATCCACCCGCCACCGAGCACCGTCGCAATGGACTCCGTGGGCCTGCGGACGACCTCGAGCGAGAAGGCGGCCGCCGGTGCCGGATCGAAAATGCGGTAGCGGTCGAAGAGATGCCCGGCGAGCAGGCCGCTGCCGGCGGTGACTTCGGTGACAGCCTGGTCGGACGCCGTCAGCTCCAGAGAACCCGTTCCGCCGCCGTTGACGAACTCAAGCGACGCTATCTCACGGAGCGCACCCACGATCCGGGCGCGGCGCGCGAGCAGCTCCTCAGCCGACCGGCGTTGCATCCAGCGGATCACAGGGTCGGACGCGCCGTCCTTGTCGGGTTGCCCGGCGATCTGTGCCTCGTACATCATCAGACCGACGAGGGCGAAACCATCCCGTCCGACGATCGCACGCGCCAGCGTCGCGACCTCGGCAACCTCGTGCACCGGCGAGCGCCGGACGCCGATGTGGCCCAGGCCGGGTGCGCGCCACGACGCGTCGGCGTCGATGCACAACCGCAAGCGCGCCCGCCTTCCCGGTGCGGCAACCGCGTCCACGAGGTCGAGCTGATC contains the following coding sequences:
- a CDS encoding D-arabinono-1,4-lactone oxidase, which gives rise to MTRPGGEWRNWGRSARIRPQRVEYPNSTDAVRRAVQSAARVGLAVKAVGAGHSFTGIAAAPGVLLDLRDLSGVVRVDREREQVTLRAGTHLYSIPALLRPYGLAMENLGDIDRQTIAGAISTGTHGTGARFGGIATQVVGAVLVTADGELLTVDDEHEPELLPAVALGLGALGVLVEVTLQCVPAFVLHAVDEPGPLAEVLDSIPARSADADHFEFYWFPHTDVGLTKTNTRLPRTAPRHPLPAMAKWVDEELLSNAVYGAVCAVGTAVPAVVPSFSRLAVTLTGDREYTDWSDRVLTQHRGVRFREMEYALPAENVRTAFDRLRALIDEQGWRISFPVEVRFAAADDLWLSTAYGRDSAYIAVHRYWRENPSDYFEAVEQIMLELGGRPHWGKMHTLDARVLRDRYPRFDDFVALRDRLDPDRRFENSYLHRVLGE
- a CDS encoding LemA family protein — protein: MEWLIPVIVVVAVILIIGIYLWATYNSLVQLNVRVDEAWSDITVQLKRRADLLPNLIEAVKGYAAHEKAVFENVTQARAETLNASGPADAGVAEGHMQQALKSIFAVAEAYPQLQASQNFLQLQQNIVDTEDKIQASRRFYNGGVRELNTKIKVFPNNLFARNLGFNEREFFEVVDGAAIAEPPRVQF
- a CDS encoding alanine racemase, which codes for MSLDLLAAPDTAARPWDDPAPYWRAMTDAVSDLSGAVAAINVAALRYNALDMVVRAGGVPIRVASKSVRVREVLDATLALSGYRGILAFTLPEALWLAQTGHDDIVVGYPTADRAAIARLCADEDAASRITLMVDSLDQLDLVDAVAAPGRRARLRLCIDADASWRAPGLGHIGVRRSPVHEVAEVATLARAIVGRDGFALVGLMMYEAQIAGQPDKDGASDPVIRWMQRRSAEELLARRARIVGALREIASLEFVNGGGTGSLELTASDQAVTEVTAGSGLLAGHLFDRYRIFDPAPAAAFSLEVVRRPTESIATVLGGGWIASGPPVASRQPLPVWPQGLRTLGREGAGEVQTPLQGEAARSLRVGDRVWFRHSKSGELAERVNAYHLIEADRVVGEALTYRGEGRAFL